The Elusimicrobiota bacterium genome includes the window ATATACAATGCCAATTGTTGCGGCAAAAGAAAGCTGGAAACTCGCGGTAAAAAGCGCCTGAGGATCAAATAAGAGTATAGTTAGCGCGCTTAAAGCCAGTGAGTGGTAAATAAGAGGTTCTCTTGCAAGAGAAAGCGATAGAATTACAAAAACAGCCATAATACTTGCTCTTAATATAGGAGGATTTGCGCCGGTCATCATACAATAGAATAAGATAAAAGGAATTGTTAATAGAGCTGAACGGCGTTTACGAAGACCCGTGAGTCTGAAAAGTCCTAGAAATATTGCGCACACATAACCGACATTCAAACCGCTTACTACAAGCACATGCATTACTCCTGCGTCCATAAATTCTTCTTTTATTTCTTTAGATAATGATGATTTATTTCCTACAACCATCGGTATAAGAACTGAAGCCTCTTTTGGCGGCAGGTAAAGTTCTATGGTTTTTATTATGTCTTTTTGTATTAGAAGTGAAAACCTATATAGAAACTGCGGTTTATTAAAACCTGTCTTTCTGATACTAAAAGCTTTTAAGAGGGTATAGACGTTTTGCCGATTCAAATATTTCCCGTAATTGAACTCGCCGGGATTATTAGCTGTATGCGGGGTTTTAATTTTTCCTCGTATTTCAATAATATCGCCAATCTTGAAGGTATTGCCCCTAAAATCATATGTTACTAAAATTTTTTCGCTGATCTTTTTGCTTTCTATTTTTGAACTTTTAAGTAAAAAGAAAATGTAGTTGTTTTTAATTTCAGGCTCAGAGATAATTTGTCCGGTTACATTTAAAGAATCTTTTTGAATAAAACCGATAATTTTACTTCTCTTTTCAGGTGAAAAAAAACCGGTTGAATTTAAGAATATCAAAAAAAGAATATAGATTATTGTGGCAGCTATGATAGGCCGTTTTTTAATTATAGAGAAAGGGAACATTTTAGTTTTATCCACCTGAACAGAAAACTTTAAGCTTTAGCGCTGGTATGAAAATGTTTAAATCATAAAATAGAAATAAAAAAACCGCTACACAAGATAGCGGTTTTTATGAAGTTATTAGTTTATATGCATCTTAAATTTTAATATTAGGATTGACCTTTATTCCAGGTCCCATGGTTGATGAAACTGAGATGCTCTTTAAATACTGGCCTTTCGAACTAGCGGGTTTCGATTTAAGTATAGCAGAAAGCAAAGTTCTTGCATTTTCAGCAAGCTTATCAGGATCAAAAGAAGCTTTGCCTATAGGCGAATGAACAATTCCATACGAATCGTTTTTGTATTCTACTCTTCCGAGTTTAAGTTCTTTAATAGTTTGAGCTATTTCAAAAGTTACCGTCCCGGATTTGGGATTTGGCATAAGGCCCTTTGGGCCTAATACTTTTCCGAGCTTGCTCAGATCTTTCATAGTGTCCGGAGTTGCGACTAAAACATCAAAATCAAACCAGCCTTTTGAAATTTTTTCAATAATATCTTCAAACCCGGTAAAATCGGCTCCGCTTGATTCGGCTTCTTTTACTTTCTCGCCTTTTGCTATAACGGCAACTTTTCTATTTTTACCTATTCCATTGGGAAGAGTCACTACTCCGCGAACATTTTGGTCGCTTTGTTTCGGATCAATGCTTAAACGGACATGCATTTCAATAGTTTCGTCAAATTTTGCTTTTGCAGTCTGTTTTGCAAGGCTGACCGCCTCTTCAACGGTATAAAGTTTTGTTTTGTCTACAAGTTTTGAAATTTCTTCCAATCGTTTACTCATTTTTCCTCCGGGTGGTATTTACGTCCCGAGCGTAGCCGAGGGACTCCCACAAAGTTTTATTTTTCTTCTACTTCTATTCCCATGCTTTTTGCCGTTCCAATAACCATTTTTTTCGCAGCTTCAATATCATTGGCATTCAAATCCGGCATTTTATGCTTTGCTATTTCTTCAACTTGTTTTAAAGTCAATTTTCCGGCTTTTTCACGGTTAGGGGTTCCGGATGCTTTGGCGACTCCCGCGGCTTTTTTTACCAATGAAGAAACCGGAGGCATTTTCGTAATGAATGTGAATGACCTGTCTTCATAAACAGTTATGACAACAGGAATAAGCATTCCAGGTTCCTGAGAAGCGGTTTTTGAATTGAATTGTTTGCAGAAGTCCATAATATTTACGCCTTGCTGTCCTAATGCAGGACCTACAGGGGGAGCAGGATTTGCGTTACCTGCTGGTATTTGAAGTTTGATTTGTGTTTTAACCTTTTTTGGCGGCATATTTTTAACTCCTTTGGTCTATTAGATAATGCTGAATTATTATAGTTTTTCAACCTGAAGGAAATCCAACTCTACAGGAGTCGGTCGTCCGAAAATAGTTACCATCACTTTTAGTTTTCCTTTTTCCTCATTTATTTCTTCTACAATACCTATAAAATGCTTGAACGGACCTTCAATAATTCTTACGTTTTCTTCTTTTTCAAAACTGATAGCCGGTTTAGGTCTGGCGCCTGATACTGGGCTGATTGTTTCCATCAGATTTTTCACTTCTTCTTCAGGCATTGGAACGGGTTTTATGCCTCCAAGAAAACCGGTAACTCCGGCAGTATTTCTGACGAGCCAATAGGTTTCATTATCTATTGTCATTTCAATAAAAACATATCCGGGATAGAATTTTCTTTTTCTAAATCTCTTTTTATTGTTTTTTATTTCAACGACATCTTCTGTCGGGACCAGGATCTGAGATATGCGTTCCTGAAGGGAAAGGTTATTGACTGCTTTTTCCAAGTTAGTTTTAACGCGGTCTTCGTATCCTGAATAAGTGTGAACTACATACCATTGATTAGCCATTTTTTACCTCTTAATTTATTAACTAATAAAAATATCCTTTAAAGTATTATTCCAAGAATTCGAGCCAATAAAAAATCAATGAAACCCACAAAAATAGACACTATAACTACCAAAATTATAACAATTATAGTTGAAGCAACTGCTTCTCTGCGCGAAAGCCAAGTAACTTTGCCTAGCTCTGCATAAGAATCCTTGAAAAATCGAATCGCAGCTTTTATCCATTCATTCATAGTTAGTCCTCAAATCAATTAAATGTTTTAAGCTTTTTCGTAAATGAACCACTCGCTTATTCTCAAGCATCATAGCTTGCCGAGTACCTTTTAAAGTGCGTGGCGGGAGTAAGAGGATTTGTCCTGCACCAAAACGGAGGCAGAAGCCATGAACCATGCTGGTTCACGGTTCGATTTGTCCCGCACTGCTGCTAAAAAAGCGGGAGTGAAGGGACTTGAACCCCTAGTCCCGGTTTTGGAGACCGGTGGTTTGCCAATTAACCGACACTCCCAACTGTAGGATTAAGAATTCAGGATTAAGGAATAAGGATTAAGTAACATCTAAGAAAAGTCTTTGCTTTTAACTTAATCCTTACCACTTAATCCTGCCATTTATTTCGTTTCCTTATGCAAGGTATGCTTGCCGCAATAACGGCAAAACTTTTTTACTTCCAATTTCCCTTCCTTCTTTTTCCCTTTCGCATAATAGTAATTTCTATCTTTGCATACAGAACAAGCCAGTATCATTATAATTCTTTCAGATGCCATTCTTTCCCTCAGTTATAAGTGATAAGTGGTAAGTTATAAGTTAACTACAAGATCTTCTTAGGCCTTTAACTTAATCCTTAGAGCGAAGCGTCTTACCACTTACTACTGGTTTTACTTAATCCTTACCCCTTACTACTTACCCCTGCCTTTATTCTATTATCTCTGTAACAACTCCCGAACCTACTGTATGTCCGCCCGCCCCATGCGGGCCGCCTTGGGCGGCCTTCTCACCTTTTTTACTCTATTATATCTGTAACTACCCCAGAACCAACGGTATGACCACCCTCGCGGATAGCAAACCTCAGCTGTTTGTCCATTGCTATCGGCGTTATCAACTCTACTTCCATATTCGTGTTGTCTCCGGGCATTACCATCTCAGTCCCTTGCGGAAGTTTTGCAACTCCCGTAACGTCTGTCGTCCTGAAATAAAACTGCGGCCTGTACCCGTTGAAAAAGGGCGTGTGTCTTCCTCCTTCTTCTTTTGTCAACACATAAACCTGCGCCTTAAACTTCTTATGGGGGGTAATACTGCCGGGAGCTGCTATTACCTGCCCTCTTTCCACCTGGTCTTTTTCTATGCCCCTTAAAAGCATCCCGATGTTGTCTCCTGCCTGCGCCTCATCCAACAGTTTCCTGAACATCTCAAGGCCGGTAGCCACTGACTTCTTTGTTTCCTGTATGCCGATCAGTTCTACGTTGTCTCCCACTTTAACTTTTCCGCGTTCAATCCTTCCCGTAGCAACTGTTCCTCTTCCTGTTATTGAAAATACGTCTTCTACGCTCATAAGGAACGGTTTGTCTATGTCCCTCTGCGGTAAAGGTATCG containing:
- the rplA gene encoding 50S ribosomal protein L1 produces the protein MSKRLEEISKLVDKTKLYTVEEAVSLAKQTAKAKFDETIEMHVRLSIDPKQSDQNVRGVVTLPNGIGKNRKVAVIAKGEKVKEAESSGADFTGFEDIIEKISKGWFDFDVLVATPDTMKDLSKLGKVLGPKGLMPNPKSGTVTFEIAQTIKELKLGRVEYKNDSYGIVHSPIGKASFDPDKLAENARTLLSAILKSKPASSKGQYLKSISVSSTMGPGIKVNPNIKI
- the rplK gene encoding 50S ribosomal protein L11, giving the protein MPPKKVKTQIKLQIPAGNANPAPPVGPALGQQGVNIMDFCKQFNSKTASQEPGMLIPVVITVYEDRSFTFITKMPPVSSLVKKAAGVAKASGTPNREKAGKLTLKQVEEIAKHKMPDLNANDIEAAKKMVIGTAKSMGIEVEEK
- the nusG gene encoding transcription termination/antitermination protein NusG — encoded protein: MANQWYVVHTYSGYEDRVKTNLEKAVNNLSLQERISQILVPTEDVVEIKNNKKRFRKRKFYPGYVFIEMTIDNETYWLVRNTAGVTGFLGGIKPVPMPEEEVKNLMETISPVSGARPKPAISFEKEENVRIIEGPFKHFIGIVEEINEEKGKLKVMVTIFGRPTPVELDFLQVEKL
- the secE gene encoding preprotein translocase subunit SecE translates to MNEWIKAAIRFFKDSYAELGKVTWLSRREAVASTIIVIILVVIVSIFVGFIDFLLARILGIIL
- the rpmG gene encoding 50S ribosomal protein L33 — translated: MASERIIMILACSVCKDRNYYYAKGKKKEGKLEVKKFCRYCGKHTLHKETK